Within the Arthrobacter sp. V1I7 genome, the region GGGCACCTTGACGACGTAACGTGCTCCTACTCCCCCAATGGCTGATTTCTGTTCCCCTTCCGGAGGGCATAAGCAAGCTCACCGCCGCTTATCTAGACTGCAGTCAGTCCCCGTGCCTTGGGTGACTCGGCGACGGCCGTTGCTGCGCTAGAAGATGCGTGTTGGGCAAAAATCACGGTTGTCCGGTTATCGAGGCGTCGTTTGTAGTTGGGTCCCAAGAGTTTTGAAAGAGCATGGTCAAGTGTGAGCACGACCGCGCCTTCGACTGTGGCATCCTCCCCCAACGCCCCGGCAGTAACCTGCACCTCAGGTTTGACCTTCTGAACCACCGCTCGGACTCCTTCCAGGAGGTGCGGGTTTTGCCCGACCCCGCCTCCCAAAACGATGAGGGCTGGATCGAGTACGGCGGTCAGGGCCAGAGCCAGTTGGCCAATGTCCCGTGAGTGCTGAGCCAAGGCTGCTGTGGCAGCGGGCACGCCTTTGGTTGCGTACGCGAACAGATCGGCCACCGTAGCTGGCGCCGGCCCATATTTGCTGTCCCAAGTAGAGGTCCACCGGTGGAGAAACTGGTTCGCGCCAAGGTAGTGCTCGAGTGCAAAGCGATCCGCGGTTTCCGGTTTCGCGGGCCATCCGGTCGGAAGAGCTGAAACCTCCCCCGCTCCCCCTCGTGCTCCGCGAACGACCCTGCGGTCCGCAACGATTCCCGAACCTATTCGAACCCCTACCTGAAGGAACACGAAATCATCGACAGCTTGAGCACTCCCGAGCTCCATTTCTGCAAGGGCTGCACAGTTAACGTTGTTCTCGAGCAGCACCGGGACGCCCTCACCCAAATGGAGGGCTGCAAGGATTTCTGCCAGCGCGGGCCTGCCGACGGTCCCGCTTTCGGAGTCCTCATTGAGGTATTGAGGAATGACCCGGGGCAAGGCGGCCCCTACGGCACGCAGGGGACCGGCCACCGGAGTTAACTCTTGAATCGTTTCGGTCACCAAGCTGCTGACCAAGTCCAGGATCTGTTTGTTGCGGTTGCCCGACGCGCCGTCGAAACTCTCGCTCATGCTCTTCAATTGCCGGCCGTCCAGGCCTCTTGCAAGCACTTTGACCCGGGTAGAGCCTATGTCAAGGCCGAGCAGCCATCCCGCCGTTGCTGCGACCGCATAGACCGTTGCAGAACGACCCAGCGAGCCCTGTCGTGCCCGGACTGGAGCTATCAGCCCAGCTTCCTCCAGGGCGCTAACGGCCAGGCTTACCGTCGGTTTGGACACGTCCAGGGAAGCACTGATATCAGGACGTGTGCACTCCCCCTTGGCGTGGACAACCGATAGCACGTTGCGTTCGGTGTCAGTGAGGTCAATCTCGATGGGCGAAGCGGTCATACGAGCTCCTATGGTTTCTTTTTATTAATTTACCTTCCAAAATACTCCTCGGGGTTGACCAGCACGAGTTAGTAAGGTTATCTGGTTAACTAATCGTCCCGCTCAAGAAAGAAGATCACGTGACAACCACTACCCGACCATGGCTCAAGTTCGACGAGGGCATCGCCGCACAATCGGCAGGACTCACAGAGTCCGTTCGGCAAGTTCGCGAGTGGCTGGCTACAGGCGCAGCTGAACCGATGAAGGGAAAAAGCCTTCTTTTCGCCGGTATCGGGGCAAGTTATGCGGCCGCCGCAACCCCTGTGTACTTCCTGCGCCAAGCCGGCATTGCTGCCTTTCGCTCAGCATGCGCCGACGTCCCCGATGAGGGCACTTCCCTCGCAGATATCTACGTGGGGATTTCGCAGGGCGGCCGCAGCAGGGAAACCATTCAAGCACTGCTGACCGTGCCGCGGGAACGCCGCATGGCTGTAGTAAACAACTCGGACTCCCCCCTGGCAAGTGAGGCCGGGATGGTTCTTGGTGTCGGAGACTTGCTTGACAGCCGCATGTCCTCGATTGGCTTTACGGCGACCGTTGCTGCGCTGGGCCTGGTGGCCGAGTGGATCACGACCGGAACGACGGACGCGGGATGGGACAATATTGGGCCATTGACGGACAAGGTCATGGCCGACAACGATGAGGTCCTTCGGCTCTTTGCCGCCGAAATTGCAGACCGGGGAACTGTGGATGTCGTTGCCGCAGCCCCAAACCTTACCTCGGCCGAACAAGGAGCGCTCTTGTTCCGCGAGGGCCCCTTCGTTCCCTCTATGGCCATGGATACCAGATCGTATCTGCACGGACCGATGGACTGCGCCGGGCCCCAGACGGCGCATGTACTGATCGGCCGCGCCAGGGAAGGTCTGCTGGCTGACCAGCTTTCGGAAAAGATGGTACCGATCCTGCTGATCACCGACGAGGACGTGGCAGCCTCCGCGACCATTATCCGCATTCCGCAGCTCAGTGCCGTGCAGCGCGCTGTTCTGGAAGTGGCGTTGATGCAACGCCTCGTTCAGCACACCGCTGACGCCTTCGGGCGGAACATCGAAGACCGGGCGTTCACGCGATACGACACAAAGGTGGACAGCGTGCGACAGGTCATTGACGGGACGTTGTGACCACCTCTGTTGTAGGAATCGATGTCGGTGGCTCAAAGACGGCGGTGCGAGTCGCCGACGCCGGTTCCGGAATTCTTTCAGCTGACGTAACGGTGCCGACGCAGTCGTGGAGAGGTGAAAGCTTCGCGACGAAAGCACGCGTGCTTCTGAACCTGGTGGACCGACACGTTCACAGTGATGACATTGCGGCCCTCGCTGTCGGAGCCCATGGATGCGACACCCAGGAACAGTGCGATGCCCTCCAAAAGGCCATTGCCGAGACGGTGTCCTATCCGGTCCGCGTCGTTAACGATGCACATCTGCTTTCCTATGCAGCGGGCCACCCGGAGGCTATTGGAGTTATTTCCGGTACAGGATCTATAGCAGTAGGCACTACCTCTGACGGGCAAGGAATCTCAGCCGGCGGATGGGGCTGGCTGGTGGGCGACGACGGTGGTGCGACCGGCCTGGTCAGAGAAGCAGTCCGCGCAGCTCTCATCGCATCAGACTGCGGCCACCGGG harbors:
- a CDS encoding ROK family protein, with the protein product MTASPIEIDLTDTERNVLSVVHAKGECTRPDISASLDVSKPTVSLAVSALEEAGLIAPVRARQGSLGRSATVYAVAATAGWLLGLDIGSTRVKVLARGLDGRQLKSMSESFDGASGNRNKQILDLVSSLVTETIQELTPVAGPLRAVGAALPRVIPQYLNEDSESGTVGRPALAEILAALHLGEGVPVLLENNVNCAALAEMELGSAQAVDDFVFLQVGVRIGSGIVADRRVVRGARGGAGEVSALPTGWPAKPETADRFALEHYLGANQFLHRWTSTWDSKYGPAPATVADLFAYATKGVPAATAALAQHSRDIGQLALALTAVLDPALIVLGGGVGQNPHLLEGVRAVVQKVKPEVQVTAGALGEDATVEGAVVLTLDHALSKLLGPNYKRRLDNRTTVIFAQHASSSAATAVAESPKARGLTAV
- a CDS encoding SIS domain-containing protein; the encoded protein is MTTTTRPWLKFDEGIAAQSAGLTESVRQVREWLATGAAEPMKGKSLLFAGIGASYAAAATPVYFLRQAGIAAFRSACADVPDEGTSLADIYVGISQGGRSRETIQALLTVPRERRMAVVNNSDSPLASEAGMVLGVGDLLDSRMSSIGFTATVAALGLVAEWITTGTTDAGWDNIGPLTDKVMADNDEVLRLFAAEIADRGTVDVVAAAPNLTSAEQGALLFREGPFVPSMAMDTRSYLHGPMDCAGPQTAHVLIGRAREGLLADQLSEKMVPILLITDEDVAASATIIRIPQLSAVQRAVLEVALMQRLVQHTADAFGRNIEDRAFTRYDTKVDSVRQVIDGTL
- a CDS encoding N-acetylglucosamine kinase, whose product is MRVADAGSGILSADVTVPTQSWRGESFATKARVLLNLVDRHVHSDDIAALAVGAHGCDTQEQCDALQKAIAETVSYPVRVVNDAHLLSYAAGHPEAIGVISGTGSIAVGTTSDGQGISAGGWGWLVGDDGGATGLVREAVRAALIASDCGHRDPILESALTAAAGVTRIGEVSMKLMLERPEQWALLAPAVFAASATGSSVARWVINAAAGSLSDLVASVANRGAAADQIVLGGSVIASQPEFAAKVRSLLATSQPHAATVVLDQPPVAGALVIARTLHKDGENETGIAAAERTSGRLV